A portion of the candidate division KSB1 bacterium genome contains these proteins:
- a CDS encoding heterodisulfide reductase-related iron-sulfur binding cluster: protein MTEMLTKPTRQIYWNIPGYGWLYLLFAVALAVFAYGVYRRVRLWRMGKPEERFDQPLRRLWKVFVEGILQRAVVRDAFPGLMHAAIFFGFVVLFIGTLIVLLQADFGLKILYGRFYLYYSLVLDLFGVVFIVGLLIALFRRYVLRPQRLNNRADDAVLLSMLLLIGISGFFIEATRLAVTRSPWRAWSPVGNWLASFLATMPEAEKLAMHRLLWWGHLVLSMGFVAYIPYSKLFHIFVSPANVYFGSLGARGELLPIDLEGSETFGVSRMSEFTWKQLFDLDACTSCGRCQDVCPAHATGKPLSPKQLILDLREQMDVEAKVRGDGGDSGAARALLGGAIAEDVLWSCTTCFACQEHCPVAVEHVRKIVDMRRALVLMEARFPQELSLAFKGLETNANPWGMSSASRAAWAEGLEVPAIQDRPDAEYLWFVGCAGSFDDRAVKISRALARVLNAAGVSYAILGAEESCCGDPARRSGNEYVAMTLMQQNVELFARYGVKKVLTACPHCYNVLKNEYRQFGGTYQVVHHSELLAQLLAQGRLRPARAAEGTVVFHDSCYLGRYNGIYEQPRQVLRAVAATGVRELPRRKQRSFCCGAGGGRMWMEEKLGTRINHARADEALTTGAQTVAVACPFCLVMLDDGVKDRGAEEQMRVMDIAQLVEQAL from the coding sequence ATGACAGAGATGCTCACGAAGCCGACGCGGCAAATCTACTGGAACATCCCCGGCTACGGATGGCTTTACCTCCTGTTCGCGGTCGCGTTAGCAGTGTTTGCTTATGGCGTGTACCGCCGGGTCAGGCTGTGGAGGATGGGCAAGCCTGAGGAGCGCTTTGACCAGCCTCTGCGCAGGCTGTGGAAGGTGTTCGTGGAGGGCATCTTGCAGAGGGCTGTGGTGCGAGACGCATTCCCGGGACTGATGCACGCCGCCATCTTTTTCGGCTTTGTGGTGCTTTTTATCGGTACCCTCATCGTCTTGCTTCAGGCCGACTTTGGGCTCAAGATTCTGTACGGGCGGTTCTACCTGTACTACTCCTTGGTCCTGGATCTTTTCGGTGTGGTCTTCATAGTGGGGCTGCTGATTGCGTTGTTTCGCCGTTATGTGCTGCGGCCGCAGCGGCTGAACAACCGCGCAGATGATGCGGTTTTGCTCAGCATGCTTTTGCTCATCGGCATCAGCGGTTTTTTCATCGAAGCCACACGCTTGGCGGTGACGCGTTCGCCGTGGAGGGCATGGTCACCGGTGGGCAACTGGCTGGCGTCCTTCTTGGCGACCATGCCGGAGGCAGAAAAGTTGGCCATGCATCGCCTCTTGTGGTGGGGTCATCTGGTACTGTCGATGGGTTTTGTAGCCTACATTCCCTACTCGAAACTTTTCCACATCTTTGTTTCGCCGGCCAACGTGTACTTCGGGTCTTTGGGAGCGCGCGGTGAGCTGCTCCCCATAGACCTCGAGGGTTCAGAGACTTTCGGCGTCTCGCGCATGAGCGAGTTCACATGGAAGCAGCTCTTCGACCTGGACGCCTGTACCTCGTGCGGGAGGTGCCAAGATGTCTGCCCTGCACATGCCACCGGGAAACCCCTCTCGCCTAAGCAACTCATTCTGGACTTGCGCGAACAGATGGACGTGGAGGCCAAGGTTCGCGGGGATGGAGGTGATAGCGGAGCTGCCAGGGCGCTGCTGGGTGGCGCTATTGCCGAGGATGTGCTGTGGAGTTGTACCACCTGCTTCGCATGCCAGGAGCACTGTCCGGTAGCCGTGGAGCATGTGCGCAAGATCGTGGACATGCGTCGAGCATTGGTGCTGATGGAGGCGCGCTTCCCTCAGGAACTCAGCCTGGCGTTCAAGGGCCTTGAGACTAACGCAAACCCTTGGGGGATGTCCAGTGCTTCCCGCGCTGCATGGGCTGAAGGGCTGGAGGTCCCCGCGATCCAGGACCGTCCGGATGCCGAATACCTATGGTTTGTGGGGTGTGCGGGCTCATTTGATGATCGGGCGGTCAAGATTTCGCGCGCCCTGGCGCGAGTGCTCAACGCCGCAGGTGTGAGTTATGCCATTCTGGGCGCAGAAGAAAGCTGTTGTGGGGATCCAGCCCGCCGCTCGGGCAATGAGTACGTGGCCATGACGCTCATGCAGCAGAACGTGGAGCTTTTCGCCCGCTACGGCGTCAAGAAAGTGCTCACGGCCTGCCCCCACTGCTACAACGTGCTGAAAAATGAGTATCGGCAGTTTGGCGGCACCTACCAGGTGGTGCACCATAGCGAGCTTTTGGCGCAACTGTTGGCGCAAGGACGCCTGCGCCCAGCACGCGCGGCTGAGGGCACGGTCGTTTTCCACGATTCCTGCTACCTTGGTCGATACAACGGCATCTATGAACAGCCGAGACAGGTGCTGCGGGCAGTTGCTGCAACGGGTGTGCGTGAGCTTCCGCGGCGCAAGCAGAGAAGCTTTTGCTGTGGTGCAGGCGGTGGACGGATGTGGATGGAGGAAAAGCTGGGTACACGCATCAACCATGCCCGCGCGGATGAGGCCCTGACCACAGGCGCACAGACAGTGGCGGTGGCCTGTCCCTTCTGTCTGGTGATGTTGGATGACGGGGTCAAAGACCGAGGCGCTGAGGAACAGATGCGGGTGATGGATATTGCCCAACTCGTGGAGCAAGCGCTGTAG
- a CDS encoding TetR family transcriptional regulator has protein sequence MGEDKRERIMKSAMRMFAKKGFFHTKVSEIARGAGVADGTTYLYFRSKDDILISLFESEMEPILAHVRRELAKETSATSKLRRFASLHFQMVEKNQDLAMVIVVELRQSAKFMHEYPGTKFKEYLDVIAGIVEEGQQSGEFRADVHPSIAKQAIFGALDGLATNWILSKRTKRGLSDLADQVADLFVQGLVAHPH, from the coding sequence ATGGGAGAAGACAAACGCGAGCGAATCATGAAGTCGGCGATGAGGATGTTTGCCAAGAAGGGCTTTTTCCACACCAAAGTGTCGGAGATAGCGCGGGGCGCCGGGGTGGCCGATGGTACGACCTATCTGTACTTTAGGAGCAAGGACGACATCCTTATTTCTCTGTTTGAGTCCGAGATGGAGCCCATCCTGGCCCACGTGCGCCGGGAGTTGGCAAAGGAGACCTCAGCGACAAGCAAGCTGCGCAGGTTCGCCTCGCTCCACTTCCAGATGGTGGAGAAGAACCAAGATTTGGCCATGGTGATTGTGGTGGAGCTGCGGCAGAGCGCCAAGTTCATGCACGAGTACCCGGGAACAAAGTTCAAGGAGTACTTGGACGTCATTGCTGGCATTGTCGAGGAGGGGCAACAGAGCGGTGAATTCCGCGCAGATGTCCATCCCAGCATCGCCAAGCAGGCCATCTTCGGGGCGTTGGACGGTCTGGCCACCAACTGGATTCTGTCCAAGAGGACCAAACGCGGCCTCAGCGACTTGGCGGACCAAGTAGCAGATCTTTTCGTACAAGGTCTGGTTGCGCACCCCCATTAA
- a CDS encoding DoxX family protein — protein MMQVVFLVGRIVVGVYYLFNAINHFAKLGPMSAYAASKGIPAAKVAVVVSGLLLLVAGLSFLTGYRPTVGVVALVIFLVPVTFSMHAFWKVQDPMVRMSEMINFTKNLALLGSSLMFLAIRQPWPFSLR, from the coding sequence ATGATGCAGGTGGTCTTTCTTGTCGGACGAATAGTCGTGGGGGTCTATTATCTATTCAACGCAATCAATCACTTTGCCAAGTTGGGACCGATGAGTGCCTATGCGGCCTCGAAAGGTATTCCAGCTGCAAAGGTGGCGGTGGTGGTTTCTGGCCTCCTCCTCCTGGTGGCAGGCCTGAGTTTTCTGACGGGCTACCGCCCCACGGTGGGAGTGGTCGCGCTGGTGATCTTTCTGGTGCCGGTCACATTCAGCATGCATGCGTTTTGGAAGGTGCAAGATCCCATGGTGAGAATGAGCGAGATGATCAACTTTACGAAGAATCTGGCCCTGCTTGGTTCGAGTCTCATGTTCCTTGCAATACGTCAGCCGTGGCCTTTTTCGCTCCGATGA
- a CDS encoding outer membrane protein transport protein, producing the protein MRRPLFALSLAVVLALASLTVVFASGVALTGIGARATALGGAYRGLANDWSGMYWNPAGLTQIKGLHFGGSFEIVAPKGKYLASPAIGALRDAEVENEPQTFYLPAAGFVYGMDKLAVGISVFAPFGLGSKWNLLETGTYNPLYPDIDVEDDLKVIDIHPSIAYQVTDKLSVGLGVSIVSNQIEIRQPVFTPNPLKLTPLNPLLTQLGLLARPFDHLLTEQKLVGDGWGFGANLGLQYKVTECLTVGVAGRYYLDQGLEGTVSMLTYTAKPTPQQFNALKAQLDALLAGGQIDQASYAKALGVYSGATINPQTQQPATAPVEVDVTADLPLPMEVGFGVAYTGIQNLLVAADVAFTQWSAWDIIKIKKADGTDLGELTEEWKDAIRASLGLEYSLQAFKVRGFFYTEPGVPPDHTLNPTIPDINRRYVAGIGVGYQLPFGMVHASVEKMFIGDRTVSTWAEVKDATGMVTSYDNMAGTYKLDALNFMVGVDIKL; encoded by the coding sequence ATGAGAAGACCCCTTTTTGCCCTGTCACTGGCGGTTGTGCTCGCTCTGGCATCGCTCACTGTCGTGTTTGCATCGGGAGTAGCCTTGACCGGCATTGGGGCGCGGGCAACGGCCCTGGGGGGTGCATATCGCGGCTTGGCCAATGACTGGAGTGGCATGTACTGGAACCCCGCCGGATTGACCCAGATCAAAGGGCTTCACTTTGGCGGCAGCTTCGAGATCGTCGCCCCCAAGGGCAAGTACCTGGCTAGTCCAGCGATAGGTGCGCTGCGGGACGCCGAGGTGGAAAACGAGCCGCAGACCTTCTACCTGCCAGCCGCCGGGTTTGTTTACGGCATGGACAAGTTGGCCGTCGGCATCTCGGTGTTTGCCCCCTTCGGCCTGGGCTCCAAGTGGAATCTCCTTGAGACCGGCACGTACAACCCCCTGTATCCCGACATCGATGTGGAGGACGACCTGAAGGTCATCGATATCCACCCCTCCATCGCCTACCAGGTGACTGACAAGCTGTCCGTTGGTCTCGGAGTGAGCATTGTTAGCAACCAGATTGAGATTCGCCAGCCAGTCTTCACACCGAATCCGTTGAAGCTCACCCCGCTGAACCCGCTGCTGACGCAGCTTGGGCTTCTCGCTCGGCCTTTTGACCATTTGCTGACCGAACAGAAGCTGGTAGGAGACGGATGGGGCTTCGGGGCCAACCTCGGTCTCCAGTACAAGGTCACCGAGTGCCTGACGGTAGGTGTGGCCGGGCGTTACTACCTTGACCAGGGTTTGGAAGGGACCGTGTCGATGCTCACCTACACGGCAAAGCCCACTCCGCAGCAATTCAACGCGCTAAAGGCGCAGCTAGACGCACTCCTGGCCGGCGGCCAAATTGACCAGGCAAGTTACGCCAAGGCGCTCGGCGTCTATTCCGGGGCAACCATCAACCCGCAGACGCAACAGCCTGCTACTGCGCCGGTGGAGGTCGACGTCACCGCCGATCTGCCGTTGCCCATGGAGGTCGGATTTGGCGTCGCCTACACGGGCATCCAGAATCTCCTTGTGGCGGCGGATGTGGCCTTCACGCAGTGGTCGGCTTGGGACATCATCAAGATCAAGAAGGCGGACGGGACCGACTTGGGTGAGCTGACCGAGGAGTGGAAAGACGCTATCCGCGCCAGCCTGGGCCTGGAGTACTCGTTGCAGGCGTTCAAGGTGCGTGGCTTTTTCTACACCGAGCCAGGGGTACCTCCTGACCACACGCTGAATCCCACCATCCCGGACATCAACCGTCGCTACGTGGCGGGAATCGGTGTGGGCTACCAGCTCCCCTTTGGCATGGTGCATGCCAGTGTGGAGAAGATGTTCATCGGCGATCGTACCGTGAGCACCTGGGCCGAAGTCAAGGATGCCACTGGCATGGTCACCAGCTACGACAATATGGCCGGCACTTACAAACTTGACGCTCTGAACTTCATGGTGGGTGTCGATATCAAGCTGTAA